From the genome of Pseudomonas sp. WJP1:
TTTTGTGCCTGTGATTTGGCTGCAATGGCCATTTTCAAATAATTGTAGACATTATTTACTTGGATTGTGAACAGTCTATCCCTTGTGTTCCGCGGCTCTTGGGCCAAAGTCGTAGGGTGGGGCGCTTGACAGGGGTGACCGGTCAGTCTTGTGGGGATTTTGTCAGGCGCGTATCCTCGCTGACCAGTCTGTCCAACAGTAAAAGCGGAATGCCAAAATGTCTGATCTGAAAACTGCCGCTCTCGAATATCACGCCAATCCTCGTCCAGGGAAGCTGAGTGTCGAGCTCACCAAGGCCACTGCTACTGCCCGCGACCTGTCGCTGGCCTACAGCCCCGGCGTAGCTGAACCAGTACGCGAGATCGCCCGCGATCCTGAGCTGGCCTACAAGTACACCGGCAAAGGCAACCTGGTTGCAGTCATTTCCGATGGCACCGCGATTCTGGGCCTGGGCAACCTCGGCCCATTGGCCTCCAAGCCAGTGATGGAAGGTAAAGGCGTGCTGTTCAAGCGCTTCGCCGGCATCGACGTTTTCGACATCGAAGTCGACTCCGAAAGCCCGCAAGCCTTCATCGACACCGTCAAGCGCATCTCCATCACTTTCGGTGGCATCAACCTGGAAGACATCAAGGCGCCTGAGTGCTTTGAGATCGAACGTGCCCTGATCGAGCAGTGCGATATCCCGGTATTCCACGACGACCAGCACGGCACCGCAATCGTGACCGCGGCCGGCATGATCAATGCCCTGGAAATCGCTGGCAAAACCCTGCCGCAAGCCAAGATCGTGTGCCTGGGTGCCGGTGCTGCCGCCATCTCCTGCATGAAATTGCTGGTGAGCATGGGCGCCAACATCGAAAACATCTACATGGTTGACCGTACCGGTGTGATCCACTCCGGCCGTGACGACCTGAACCAGTACAAGGCCGTCTTCGCCCACGCGACCGACAAGCGCACCCTGGCAGACGCCCTGCAAGGCGCAGACGTGTTCGTTGGCCTGTCCGGCCCGAACCTGCTGAGTGCTGAAGGCCTGCTG
Proteins encoded in this window:
- a CDS encoding malic enzyme-like NAD(P)-binding protein; translation: MSDLKTAALEYHANPRPGKLSVELTKATATARDLSLAYSPGVAEPVREIARDPELAYKYTGKGNLVAVISDGTAILGLGNLGPLASKPVMEGKGVLFKRFAGIDVFDIEVDSESPQAFIDTVKRISITFGGINLEDIKAPECFEIERALIEQCDIPVFHDDQHGTAIVTAAGMINALEIAGKTLPQAKIVCLGAGAAAISCMKLLVSMGANIENIYMVDRTGVIHSGRDDLNQYKAVFAHATDKRTLADALQGADVFVGLSGPNLLSAEGLLSMAPNPIVFACSNPDPEISPELAHATRDDVIMATGRSDYPNQVNNVLGFPFIFRGALDVRAKRINEEMKVAAANALRELAKLPVPQEVCDAYGGIALEFGREYIIPKPMDARLITVISDAVAKAAIETGVATLPYPKNYPLKSVDDVFNG